A region of Candidatus Poribacteria bacterium DNA encodes the following proteins:
- a CDS encoding helix-turn-helix transcriptional regulator, with protein sequence MPIPVHWNRQTRRNRRPMAHSVGGSARRPLMSDQVDDRDPTRRSVADVRSELGLTVQELARLAGIPERILRLIERRHYTPSPEQIDRLCAALGTTRDALDLGVPGTRPGLYGTGGTFM encoded by the coding sequence ATGCCGATCCCGGTTCACTGGAACCGACAAACACGGCGGAACCGGCGACCGATGGCGCATAGTGTCGGTGGCAGCGCCAGGAGACCGCTGATGTCTGACCAGGTCGATGACCGAGACCCGACTCGTCGCTCTGTCGCCGACGTCCGCTCGGAGCTTGGGCTGACCGTTCAGGAGTTGGCACGCCTTGCAGGAATCCCGGAGAGGATTCTGCGGCTGATCGAACGACGGCACTACACGCCGTCACCCGAGCAGATCGACCGGCTATGCGCCGCGCTGGGAACCACGCGCGACGCGCTCGATCTCGGCGTTCCCGGGACGCGACCCGGGCTCTACGGAACGGGCGGCACGTTCATGTAG